A genome region from Nicotiana tabacum cultivar K326 chromosome 13, ASM71507v2, whole genome shotgun sequence includes the following:
- the LOC142168073 gene encoding uncharacterized protein LOC142168073, giving the protein MARSMLKSKNMPKEIWAEAVTCAVYLSNPCHTKSIRDKTPQEAWSGFKPKVAHLRVFGRIAYAHMPDEKRSKLDDKSDSLFFDEEVVEQPITPPSTPPAQVQKENESSSSSSSEVPKKTKSFHAAKNAKWRDAMDEEIKEIKKSDTWELTTLPKGKNTIGVKWGYKLKKKFQGNVEEKANLVENKKEKDELTLLLALKKEDMDDCTSCEPMNFNEAITDKRWRQSMEEDIESIEKNNTWELTTLSKGQRAIGVKWV; this is encoded by the exons ATGGCACGGAGTATGTTGAAAAGCAAAAATATGCCAAAGGAAATTTGGGCTGAAGCAGTTACTTGTGCAGTGTATTTATCAAATCCATGTCACACCAAGAGTATTCGTGACAAAACACCTCAAGAGGCTTGGAGTGGTTTCAAGCCAAAAGTTGCTCATTTGCGTGTTTTTGGGAGAATTGCATATGCACATATGCCGGATGAGAAGAGGTCCAAGCTTGATGATAAAAGTGATAG TCTTTTCTTTGATGAAGAAGTTGTGGAGCAGCCTATCACACCACCTTCAACACCTCCAGCACAAGTTCAAAAAGAAAATGAGTCAAGTTCAAGTTCTTCAAGTGAAGTGCCTAAGAAAACTAAAAGTTTTC ATGCTGCCAAAAATGCCAAATGGAGAGATGCCATGGATGAAGAAATCAAGGAAATCAAGAAGAGTGATACTTGGGAATTAACCACACTTCCAAAAGGCAAAAACACCATTGGTGTCAAATGGGGGTACAAGTTGAAGAAAAAATTCCAAGG CAATGTTGAAGAGAAAGCTAACCTTGTtgagaacaaaaaagaaaaagatgagtTGACATTATTGTTAGCACTCAAGAAAGAAGATATGGATGATTGTACCTCttg tgaaccaatgaactttAATGAAGCTATTACAGATAAAAGGTGGAGACAATCCATGGAGGAGGATATCgagtcaatagagaagaacaacacttgggagttaacaactcttTCCAAGGGACAACGAGCAATTGGAGTGAAATGGGTATAA